The sequence AGTACTAACTGAAGGTACTGGCGAAATCCCAACTGCAGACAAGCAAGTACGTGTTCACTACCACGGCGAACTAACTGACGGTACTGTTTTCGACAGCTCTGTATCTCGCGGTCAACCAGCTGAATTCCCAGTAACTGGCGTAATTCAAGGTTGGGTACAAGCTCTACAAATGATGCCTGTTGGTTCAAAGTGGAAGCTATACATCCCTCAAGATCTAGCATACGGTGAGCGTGGCGCAGGTGCTGCAATCCCACCATTTGCTGCTCTAGTATTTGAAGTTGAACTTCTAGCTATTCTTTAATTTTTATAAAAACCTTTAGTAAAACAAAATACTATAGGCAAATAAAATTAAAATAATGCAACGGCGATGTGACTACATCGCCGTTTTTCGTTTATAGTGAAAGAGTAAATTACTTTATTACTTAAGGACGAATAATGAAGAAAGTACTCATCACAGTTTTAAGCAGCCTTGCTGTTTTCTCTTGCGCTAGCACTAGCGACTCTGAACAAACCAGTTCATCATCAGATACCAACTATTCCCAACTATCACAAACTGCACTAATGGCAGCGGTGAATATGTGGTCTCAACAAAATGAAACAACACCTCTTGCTGATACTGTTGCCGACCAAGCGTCTGTCACTAACGATCAAGCTATCGGCGGTATTGGTTCAATGTTAGCTCTTGCACAAAACTCACTTGGTTCTACCGACAACAAAGAACTCGCTACACTGATTCCTGGCATGTCGAGCCTTGAGTCTACTGGTCTATCATCTCTGCTGAGTTCACAAGGTGCTGTTGAAAGTGCATTTTCTGGATTAGGTATGGATCCATCAATGGTTACGACATTTGCACCAATCATTCTTCAGGCATTGCAGTCACAAGGTGCAACGAGCGGCCTGATGGACTCACTTGCAGCTATATGGCAATAACCGTTAGTTATTAATAGCTAGTTTAAGAATTTGATAAGGGCACTTCGGTGCTCTTTTTTGTACGCGAAAGAAAAGTGAGGGGAGATACGAGATACGAGATACGAGATACGAGATACGAGATACGAGATACGAGATACGAGATACGAGATACGAGATACGAGATACGAGATACGAGATATTTTTGAGAATTATGCTAGAAAGGGCAAGCGAAAGTGCCAAACATCGTGGTGCAATTTTCATCGTGTTATCAGATTCGATTGTCTCGTCCTAAAATACGTTGACAGTATTTCGACTAAGCCAACAGCGTCAGCTGTGGCTTTTTTCATGCACTTCACTTGGAGTTTTCATCCTGAGACTAAGGTGCGGCCTCATGTTGTTATAGGTACTTATAGACTCTTTTACTAGTTGTTCAAGCTCTCTGAGGTTTTTACATTTATCAAGAAAGAACTCTTGTTTCAGTATTCCATTTACTCTCTCTGCTAATGCATTTTGGTAGCAGTCATAACCGTCTGTCATCGAGGGGATTATGCCGCTACTTTTCAACTTATCTTGATAAACACCCGAGCAATACTGGAGACCACGATCAGAGTGATGGATACACGAACGATCATATTGACGTCCCTTGATAGCCATATCTAGCGCTTCCACAACATCCGTCGACTTCATCTCGTTGCTCAGCTCGTAGCCCATAATTTTCCGACTAAACGCATCCGTTACCAATGAGAGATAGTGAACCCCTTCATCTGAATGGATATAGGTAATGTCACTGACTAACACACCTTCTGGATTGCATGGTTTGTAGTTCTTTAATAAGTTCGGATGTTTTTTCATCCAATGCTTACTGTTTGTCGTTTTTGTAAAACTACGTTTAGGTCTTACCAATAATTGTTCATCACGTAAGTAGTTGAAAAGAGCATCTCGACCTAGCTTGATACCTTGTGCTTGAAACTTTGGTTTAAGCAAAATGTAGAGTTTTCTAGTACTAACCCGAGGCATATAACGTCTAATATCCAACACCATTTGTTTGATGGGTTTAAGTTCCAACTGGCGATGAACAGCTCGTTTTTCTCGTTGATAAACGCTTTGTCTCGTTATCCCGCATAACTTACATACTCGAACTAAACTTATACCTTCCTGTTTTTGAAGGCTTCTTGCTCCTTGGCGAGATAATTTTTTCTGAGGCTAGTTCCGTGTTCAGCATCAAGAATATCAACCACTCTATTTAAAAAGAGATTCTTTATTTTTCATCTTCTAACTCTTTTTCAAGGCGTTTTATTTTTTGTGCTGGTGACTCTTTAGGATTAGTTGATTGGTGCATGGTGTTCATCCTTGGAGTTTGCGCCCAATTCATCTTACCGTGCTTTCGAAGCCAAGTTAAAACAGTTGAGCGACCTTGGATACCATAAATGGTTTGGGCTTGTTTATATGTCATATCGCCTCTTTCTACAGCGGCGACGACCTGTAATTTAAAGCCTAGTGTGTAATCACGCTGAGTGCGCTTAACGTAGGTATTATTTGAAGTAGTCATAATTCGTCCTTAATGTGTAAACACATTTCAGGACGGGACAGATAGATACAAAAAAGCCGAGCTAATGCTCGGCTTTTTGTATTAAGAATCTAGTATAGATTACTCAGCAGCTTCTTCAGCAGCTGGGCGGTCTACAAGCTCAATGTAAGCCATTGGAGCTTTATCACCAGTACGGAAACCACATTTAAGAATGCGAGTGTAACCACCTTGGCGAGCCGCAAAACGCGGGCCTAGTTCATTAAATAGTTTTGCTACAACTTCGTTATCACGAGTGCGAGCAAATGCAAGACGACGGTTAGCAACACTGTCTGTCTTAGCTAGGGTAATCAATGGCTCAATTACGCGACGTAGTTCTTTTGCTTTTGGCACGGTAGTTTTGATAACTTCGTGACGAACAAGAGAGCTAGCCATGTTGCTGAACATCGCTTTGCGATGACTGCTGTTGCGGTTGAGTTGACGACCACTTTTACGATGGCGCATGACCTAATCCTTCTAACTTTTCGATTAATCTTCAGCGATTGACGCTGGTGGCCAGTTTTCTAGACGCATGCCTAGAGAAAGACCACGTGAAGCAAGCACATCTTTAATCTCTGTAAGAGATTTCTTACCAAGGTTTGGCGTTTTAAGTAGCTCAACCTCAGTGCGCTGTACAAGATCACCGATGTAGTGAATCGCTTCTGCTTTCAAACAGTTAGCAGAGCGAACTGTTAGTTCAAGATCGTCTACAGGACGTAGTAGGATAGGATCGAATTCTGGCTTCTCTTCCTTCTCCTCAGGTACACGTACATCACGAAGATCTACGAACGCATCCAGTTGTTCAGCTAGAATAGTAGCTGCACGACGGATTGCTTCCTCAGGTTCTAGAGTACCGTTCGTTTCCATATCGATAACAAGCTTGTCTAAATCAGTACGTTGTTCTACACGTGCCGCTTCTACAGCGTAAGCGATTTTATCAACCGGGCTGTAAGTAGCGTCAACTAGCAGACGACCGATTGGACGCTCATCTTCTTCAGTATGGATACGAGCTGAAGCTGGAACGTAACCACGACCACGTTCTACTTTGATACGCATAGCGATCTCAGCGTTGTCATCCGTTAGGTGACAAATTACGTGCTCAGGGTTAGCGATCTCTACATCACCATCGTGGGTGATGTCACCTGCAACAACAGGGCCTGAGCCTGATTTGTTCAGTGTAATAAACACTTCATCTTTGCCTTCAGCAACGCGTACAGCCAAACCTTTAAGGTTTAGAAGGATTTCCAGGATATCTTCCTGAACGCCTTCTTTAGTGCTGTATTCGTGTAGCACACCTTCAATTTCAACTTCTGTTACGGCACAACCCGGCATAGAAGATAGAAGAATGCGGCGAAGAGCATTACCTAGAGTGTGGCCGAAACCGCGCTCTAATGGCTCAAGAGTTACTTTCGCGTGTGTCGTATTGATCTGTTCAATGTCAACAAGACGCGGCTTAAGAAATTCTGTTACAGAACCCTGCATTGTGTCCTCTCTTTTTTTAACCTTACTTAGAGTAAAGTTCGACGATCAAGTGTTCATTGATGTCAGCTGATAGGTCAGAACGCTCAGGCATACGCTTGAATGTACCTTCCATTTTGCCAGCATCTACTTCAATCCAAGTTGGCTTTTCACGTTGTTCAGCAACTTCTAGAGCCGCTTTAATACGAGATTGCTGTTTAGCTTTCTCGCGGATAGAAACAACGTCGTTTGCCGCTACTTTGAAAGAAGGAACGTTTACAACTTTACCGTTAACTAGGATAGACTTGTGGCTAACTAGTTGACGAGATTCAGCACGAGTAGCGCCAAAGCCCATACGGTAAACTACGTTATCAAGACGACCTTCAAGAAGCTGAAGCAGGTTTGCACCCGTGTTGCCTTTAAGACGTGCAGCTTCTTTGTAGTAGTTGCGGAATTGTTTTTCTAGAACGCCGTAGATACGACGAACTTTTTGCTTCTCACGAAGCTGAACGCCATACTCAGATAGACGACCGCGACGAGCGCCGTGTACACCTGGTGCGTTATCAATTTTACACTTGGTATCGATCGCACGGACACCAGACTTAAGGAATAAGTCAGTACCTTCGCGACGGCTAAGCTTCAGCTTAGGACCCAAATATCTTGCCATGATCTTTCTCCAATATTCCTAGAAACGAAACTTAAACGCGACGTTTCTTAGGTGGACGACAACCGTTATGAGGGATTGGTGTCGCATCAACAATGTTAGTGATACGGAAACCAGCAGCGTTCAGTGCGCGAACAGTAGATTCACGACCTGGACCTGGACCCTTAACCATAACTTCCAAGTTCTTTAGGCCATATTCTTTAGCCATTTCACCACAACGCTCAGCTGCAACTTGTGCTGCGAACGGAGTAGATTTACGAGAACCACGGAAACCTGAACCACCTGCTGTAGCCCATGCAAGAGCGTTGCCTTGACGGTCAGTGATAGTTACGATTGTGTTGTTGAAAGAAGCATGAATGTGCGCTACGCCATCAGCTACTTGCTTGCGTACGCGCTTACGCGCGCGAGTTGGTTGTTTTGCCATTGTACTCTACCTTATCCGACTATTTCTTGATCGGCTTGCGCGGACCCTTACGGGTGCGAGCGTTGGTTTTAGTACGCTGTCCACGTAGTGGTAGACTGCGACGATGACGAAGACCGCGGTAACAGCCAAGGTCCATAAGACGCTTGATGTTCATCGATACTTCACGACGTAGATCACCTTCTACAGTGTACTTAGCTACACCATCACGCAGTTGATCGATCTGCTCTTCAGTTAGTTCACTGATCTTAGCATCTTCAGCAATACCCACTTCAGCTAGAATAGCTTGAGAGCGAGTTTTACCGATACCGTAGATTGCAGTAAGTGCAATTACAGAATGCTTATGATCAGGAATGTTAATGCCGGCTATACGGGCCATTATTCACTCCTAAGGGGTTCATAAAAGAATTATCCGCAGCAAAGCCCGTTATGGATACGCTGCGGCATACTACTTCTTTTGCACGCAAAAGGTAGGCCGAGAAATATACTCGACTCTACCTTGTATTTCAAGTAAAAATTTCTGCTAATTAGCCTTGGCGTTGCTTATGCTTTGGCTCACTGCAAATCACGCGAACG is a genomic window of Vibrio sp. ED004 containing:
- the rpsM gene encoding 30S ribosomal protein S13 translates to MARIAGINIPDHKHSVIALTAIYGIGKTRSQAILAEVGIAEDAKISELTEEQIDQLRDGVAKYTVEGDLRREVSMNIKRLMDLGCYRGLRHRRSLPLRGQRTKTNARTRKGPRKPIKK
- the rpsK gene encoding 30S ribosomal protein S11, which codes for MAKQPTRARKRVRKQVADGVAHIHASFNNTIVTITDRQGNALAWATAGGSGFRGSRKSTPFAAQVAAERCGEMAKEYGLKNLEVMVKGPGPGRESTVRALNAAGFRITNIVDATPIPHNGCRPPKKRRV
- the rpsD gene encoding 30S ribosomal protein S4, translated to MARYLGPKLKLSRREGTDLFLKSGVRAIDTKCKIDNAPGVHGARRGRLSEYGVQLREKQKVRRIYGVLEKQFRNYYKEAARLKGNTGANLLQLLEGRLDNVVYRMGFGATRAESRQLVSHKSILVNGKVVNVPSFKVAANDVVSIREKAKQQSRIKAALEVAEQREKPTWIEVDAGKMEGTFKRMPERSDLSADINEHLIVELYSK
- a CDS encoding DUF2780 domain-containing protein; translated protein: MKKVLITVLSSLAVFSCASTSDSEQTSSSSDTNYSQLSQTALMAAVNMWSQQNETTPLADTVADQASVTNDQAIGGIGSMLALAQNSLGSTDNKELATLIPGMSSLESTGLSSLLSSQGAVESAFSGLGMDPSMVTTFAPIILQALQSQGATSGLMDSLAAIWQ
- the rpoA gene encoding DNA-directed RNA polymerase subunit alpha, whose translation is MQGSVTEFLKPRLVDIEQINTTHAKVTLEPLERGFGHTLGNALRRILLSSMPGCAVTEVEIEGVLHEYSTKEGVQEDILEILLNLKGLAVRVAEGKDEVFITLNKSGSGPVVAGDITHDGDVEIANPEHVICHLTDDNAEIAMRIKVERGRGYVPASARIHTEEDERPIGRLLVDATYSPVDKIAYAVEAARVEQRTDLDKLVIDMETNGTLEPEEAIRRAATILAEQLDAFVDLRDVRVPEEKEEKPEFDPILLRPVDDLELTVRSANCLKAEAIHYIGDLVQRTEVELLKTPNLGKKSLTEIKDVLASRGLSLGMRLENWPPASIAED
- the rplQ gene encoding 50S ribosomal protein L17, with the protein product MRHRKSGRQLNRNSSHRKAMFSNMASSLVRHEVIKTTVPKAKELRRVIEPLITLAKTDSVANRRLAFARTRDNEVVAKLFNELGPRFAARQGGYTRILKCGFRTGDKAPMAYIELVDRPAAEEAAE